In Elusimicrobiota bacterium, one DNA window encodes the following:
- the dnaJ gene encoding molecular chaperone DnaJ: MSVKRDYYEVLGVKKTATQQEIEQSYRKLAVENHPDRAPEEKKEEARQKFKELSEAYAVLSDTKKRAQYDSYGHAGIDQRYRQEDIFRNTDFGSVFEDMGFGSGTFADVFSDLFSGGSSRSRYAPRGGDDIEFPIKITLEEAFNGTEKNVSFYHTITCNVCNGSGAKPGTGTKTCQSCRGAGQVRYSQGFFVVSQPCPKCSGQGKIIDTPCGQCTGRGKVKEQTKIMVKVPRGVDTGTSIRMRGKGEAGELGGPPGDLYVTVRIEPHKIFARRGDDLFIKIPVSFVRAALGGELLVPTLSGQVTMKIPPGTQPGKTFRLRGHGTPNLHSHETGMLYVTVDIEVPTKLNEKQKQLLREFAQNSGENVDDEDSSFFKRVFRT, from the coding sequence TTGTCAGTAAAACGTGATTATTATGAAGTATTAGGTGTAAAGAAAACTGCTACACAACAGGAAATTGAACAGTCATACCGGAAGTTGGCTGTAGAAAATCATCCTGACCGTGCGCCTGAGGAAAAGAAGGAGGAAGCACGGCAGAAGTTTAAAGAATTATCTGAAGCTTATGCAGTGTTGTCTGACACAAAAAAGCGTGCTCAGTACGATAGTTATGGCCATGCGGGGATTGATCAAAGATACCGCCAGGAAGATATTTTCAGGAATACGGATTTTGGAAGTGTATTCGAAGATATGGGTTTTGGCAGCGGGACGTTCGCTGATGTATTCAGTGATTTATTCAGCGGAGGATCTTCACGCAGCAGGTATGCTCCGCGCGGCGGGGATGATATCGAATTTCCGATAAAAATAACGTTGGAAGAAGCGTTTAATGGTACAGAAAAAAATGTTAGTTTTTATCATACCATCACTTGCAACGTGTGTAACGGTTCCGGAGCAAAGCCCGGGACGGGTACCAAAACCTGCCAGTCCTGCCGTGGTGCTGGGCAGGTAAGATATTCACAAGGATTTTTTGTTGTATCCCAACCATGTCCGAAATGCAGCGGGCAGGGCAAAATTATTGATACGCCTTGCGGGCAGTGTACCGGAAGAGGTAAAGTAAAAGAGCAGACAAAGATTATGGTAAAGGTTCCCCGGGGCGTAGATACAGGTACAAGTATACGTATGCGTGGAAAAGGTGAGGCGGGAGAACTTGGAGGGCCACCGGGTGATTTGTATGTTACCGTAAGAATAGAACCACATAAAATATTTGCGCGGCGTGGGGATGATCTGTTTATCAAAATACCAGTAAGTTTTGTGAGGGCTGCGCTGGGAGGCGAATTATTAGTTCCAACATTAAGTGGTCAGGTGACTATGAAAATACCGCCCGGTACACAACCAGGGAAAACATTTAGGTTGCGCGGGCATGGTACGCCGAACTTGCATTCTCATGAAACCGGGATGTTGTATGTTACAGTAGATATTGAAGTTCCAACCAAGCTTAATGAGAAACAAAAACAGTTATTACGCGAATTCGCTCAGAATTCAGGTGAAAATGTAGATGATGAGGATTCAAGTTTCTTCAAACGTGTTTTCAGGACATAA